One genomic region from Parasegetibacter sp. NRK P23 encodes:
- a CDS encoding DinB family protein produces MSKLQIINLLSDHQTHHRGQLLVYLRLCGLTPPKYVGW; encoded by the coding sequence ATGAGCAAGCTTCAGATAATTAATCTTTTAAGCGATCATCAGACGCATCATCGAGGTCAGTTGCTTGTTTATTTGAGGCTTTGTGGTTTGACACCCCCAAAGTATGTTGGCTGGTAA
- a CDS encoding DinB family protein: MRFLSVFTFLFASSLFVGAQNNDSLFIASALTKLKNSKEYTLKVADLMPEHQYGFRPTKEEMSFGEQLLHICSNLGWLSSSYLSTGNNPVSKEDGKLQNRDSIRKVVVRTYDYAIAVLTRFSATNLSDTVKFLPGQ; encoded by the coding sequence ATGCGATTTCTGAGTGTTTTTACCTTTCTGTTTGCTTCTTCTTTATTTGTGGGCGCACAGAATAATGATTCTTTATTTATCGCTTCAGCATTGACGAAATTGAAAAACTCTAAAGAATATACGTTAAAGGTAGCTGATCTCATGCCTGAACACCAATACGGTTTCCGGCCGACGAAAGAGGAAATGAGTTTTGGAGAGCAACTTTTACATATTTGCTCAAACCTTGGTTGGCTGAGTTCTTCATATTTATCGACTGGCAATAATCCAGTGTCAAAGGAGGACGGTAAACTTCAAAACAGAGACAGTATTCGAAAAGTTGTGGTTCGGACTTATGATTATGCTATTGCTGTTTTGACGCGGTTTTCAGCAACTAATCTTTCTGACACAGTAAAATTTTTGCCGGGCCAATGA